One region of Peromyscus eremicus chromosome 4, PerEre_H2_v1, whole genome shotgun sequence genomic DNA includes:
- the Lkaaear1 gene encoding protein LKAAEAR1, with translation MPSPGVKGARERAKKSEPGAGAGKKGMKGPWTTEPPKPGWALTQERLAAMLPKQRHRHLLFGDLLDDAGAAASIFPRESVEIPYCMPDPRIWTQAFEPPAERQNRLLGVLKAAEARGRVRALRLRYTRMRAEEIALLIQKQGSARAAIRLELFLPPQLKPTKIPDPLGRQERRRVETILEEAVDGSIFPR, from the exons ATGCCATCCCCGGGAGTAAAGGGTGCACGGGAGCGGGCCAAAAAGAGTGAACCAGGAGCTGGAGCGGGCAAGAAAGGCATGAAGGGCCCGTGGACTACAGAGCCTCCGAAGCCAGGCTGGGCTTTGACTCAGGAGAGGCTGGCGGCCATGCTCCCCAAACAACGCCACCGCCACCTGCTCTTTGGAGACCTGCTCGACGACGCAGGCGCGGCCGCCTCCATCTTTCCACGCGAGTCAGTGGAGATACCCTACTGCATGCCCGACCCACGCATCTGGACGCAGGCATTTGAACCACCAGCTGAGCGTCAGAATAGGCTTCTGGGCGTTCTCAAGGCCGCAGAAGCCCGCGGCCGAGTCCGGGCGCTGAGGTTGCGCTACACCCGAATGCGG GCAGAGGAAATCGCTCTCCTGATCCAGAAGCAGGGCTCTGCACGCGCCGCCATCCGGCTAGAACTGTTCCTACCACCCCAACTGAAGCCCACGAAGATCCCCGATCCCCTGGGCCGTCAAGAG CGGAGGCGTGTTGAGACAATCCTGGAAGAGGCTGTAGATGGCAGCATCTTCCCACGATGA